One bacterium genomic window carries:
- a CDS encoding family 1 glycosylhydrolase, whose product MLSSNGFDKATFPKDFLWGSATSAYQVEGGNYKNQWARWESQGKIENGERCGRSANQYELYEGDFDLAVELKHNTHRLGLEWSRLCPEAPDRFDEKEIAHYRLVLEALKKRGLTVFLTLHHFTEPLWFFDAGSFTRSGAERDFAKYVSRVAKEFGDLVDFWITFNEPQVGMMGTYWADFPPEKNDLELTAREFAGRLRGHAAARTAIREQRPGARVGFVNSISEFLPHRTQDFLDTTYAGLYDYLWNRIWYEAPTTGWISLPSGGPDQFVPELKDSCDWWGVNFYTDQRVDSRDPRGVTNALRGERVTQMGWTWQPAGLYRALQRYSSLGKPLYVTENGIGTLDDLERVRFVADHLRIVSLAVENGMDIRGYLYWSLIDNFEWANGFRPRFGLIHVDYESLARTVKPSGRFLAEVIEGGAVTRTLMEKYLPESYRF is encoded by the coding sequence ATGCTTTCTTCCAACGGCTTCGACAAGGCGACTTTCCCGAAGGATTTCCTCTGGGGCTCTGCCACCAGCGCCTACCAGGTGGAGGGCGGCAACTATAAAAACCAGTGGGCGCGTTGGGAAAGCCAGGGCAAGATCGAGAACGGCGAGCGCTGCGGCCGCAGCGCCAACCAGTACGAGCTTTACGAGGGCGATTTCGACCTGGCGGTCGAGTTGAAACACAACACCCACCGCCTGGGGCTCGAATGGAGCCGTCTGTGCCCCGAGGCCCCGGACCGTTTCGACGAGAAGGAAATCGCGCACTACCGCCTGGTGCTCGAAGCGCTCAAAAAGCGCGGGCTCACGGTTTTTCTGACCCTGCACCATTTCACCGAGCCGCTCTGGTTCTTCGACGCGGGCAGTTTCACCCGGTCCGGCGCTGAGCGCGACTTTGCGAAGTATGTGAGCCGCGTCGCCAAAGAGTTCGGCGACCTGGTGGATTTCTGGATCACGTTCAACGAGCCGCAGGTGGGGATGATGGGAACCTACTGGGCCGATTTCCCACCCGAGAAGAACGACCTGGAGCTGACCGCGCGCGAGTTCGCCGGGCGGCTGCGGGGGCACGCCGCGGCCCGCACCGCGATCAGGGAGCAGCGTCCCGGCGCCCGGGTGGGGTTTGTCAACTCGATCAGCGAGTTCCTTCCCCACCGGACCCAGGATTTTCTGGACACCACCTACGCCGGGCTGTACGACTACCTCTGGAACCGCATCTGGTACGAGGCCCCCACCACGGGCTGGATCAGCCTGCCCAGCGGCGGGCCCGACCAGTTCGTGCCGGAGCTGAAAGACTCCTGCGACTGGTGGGGGGTCAATTTCTACACCGATCAGCGGGTGGACTCGCGCGACCCGCGTGGCGTGACCAACGCCCTGCGCGGCGAGCGGGTGACCCAGATGGGCTGGACCTGGCAGCCGGCCGGCCTCTACCGGGCGCTGCAGCGCTACTCCAGCCTGGGCAAGCCGCTCTACGTGACCGAGAACGGGATCGGCACCCTGGATGACCTGGAGCGCGTGCGTTTCGTGGCCGACCACCTGCGGATTGTCTCGCTGGCGGTGGAGAACGGCATGGACATCCGGGGCTACCTCTACTGGTCGCTGATCGACAATTTCGAGTGGGCCAACGGGTTCCGTCCCCGGTTCGGGCTGATACACGTGGACTACGAGTCCCTGGCGCGCACGGTCAAGCCCAGCGGACGGTTCCTGGCCGAGGTGATTGAGGGCGGCGCGGTGACCAGGACCCTGATGGAGAAATACCTACCCGAGAGCTACCGGTTTTGA
- a CDS encoding transposase translates to MHVEPLLRGYKGVGTSSYHPKMLLKALVYGYSQQIYTSRRIAKALRENVHFMWLSGGNRPDFRTINRFRSSRLKAVIDEVFATVVALLVEGGLVDLREYFLDGTKVEANANRCNCCDSRPENAWSLNKAAITGPDGR, encoded by the coding sequence ATGCATGTAGAGCCGTTGTTGAGAGGATATAAAGGCGTGGGGACATCGAGTTATCATCCGAAGATGTTGTTGAAAGCGTTAGTATACGGATACAGTCAGCAGATATATACATCTCGGCGGATAGCGAAGGCGTTACGAGAAAATGTGCATTTTATGTGGTTGAGTGGCGGGAACCGACCGGATTTTCGCACGATCAACCGGTTTCGGTCTTCACGTTTGAAGGCAGTGATAGATGAGGTGTTTGCGACGGTGGTGGCGTTGTTGGTGGAGGGAGGTCTTGTAGACCTGCGGGAATATTTTCTGGACGGGACAAAGGTAGAGGCGAATGCGAACCGTTGCAACTGCTGCGACAGCAGGCCAGAGAACGCCTGGAGTCTGAACAAGGCCGCTATTACAGGGCCAGACGGCCGGTGA
- a CDS encoding transposase, producing the protein MQLLRQQARERLESEQGRYYRARRPVKVESVFAQIKHNRQFRRFLLRGLEKVNIEYRLAAIAHNLINGGNPHTFPPISSSQPIDKNS; encoded by the coding sequence TTGCAACTGCTGCGACAGCAGGCCAGAGAACGCCTGGAGTCTGAACAAGGCCGCTATTACAGGGCCAGACGGCCGGTGAAGGTTGAATCGGTCTTCGCTCAGATAAAACATAACCGCCAGTTCAGGCGCTTCCTGCTCCGCGGATTGGAAAAGGTAAACATCGAATACAGATTGGCAGCCATTGCACACAACTTGATAAATGGGGGAAATCCACACACTTTTCCCCCCATTTCATCAAGTCAACCTATCGATAAAAACTCCTAA